In Mercurialis annua linkage group LG6, ddMerAnnu1.2, whole genome shotgun sequence, the following are encoded in one genomic region:
- the LOC126686681 gene encoding BURP domain-containing protein 9-like isoform X1 yields the protein MTSMEFLLPLFAVFCLILVGSNASVPSEDYWHSKLPNTPIPDELQKLIQPTAETGSKFFFWDMGFNCGQSLLQAMDDKKSKDGDATFVEVDGSKKKQRYKIGYDDAGFEEADGSKKRQRYKIGYDDAEFEEADGSKKKQRYKIGYENAGFEEADGSKKKQRYKIGYDDAEFEEADGSKKKQRYKIGYDGGFEEADGSKKKQRYKIEYDDADFEEADGSKKKQRYKIGYNDADFEEADGSKKKQKYKIGYDDADFEEADGSKKKQKYKIGYDDADFEEADGSKKKQRYKIGYDDADFEEADGSKKKQRYKIGYDDVEFEEADGSKKKQRYKIGYDAALKEGDSAEKNKKYNIAYNAAFEEGGDARSKRRYKIGLNKHALPNSTVFFLQKDLQAGQKMKLHITKSSNKAKFLPRQDSEAIPFSSKNLQAILQKFSIKPDSKQAKIIKQTIIDCESQGIKGEEKNCPTSLESLIDFSIPVVGKKLQILYNEVARPTRIQEYTIMGVEMIGENQVVCHKQKYPYAVYYCHSVSATKVYQAPLVGADGIKAKAVAICHSDTSDWNPKHLAFLMLNVKPGEGTVCHFISSDTVVWTSKK from the coding sequence CAGAAACTGGAAGCAAGTTTTTCTTCTGGGATATGGGCTTCAACTGCGGTCAATCGTTGCTTCAAGCTATGGATGATAAGAAATCAAAAGATGGAGATGCAACATTTGTAGAAGTCGACGGCAGTAAAAAGAAACAAAGATATAAAATTGGATATGATGATGCGGGATTTGAAGAAGCCGACGGTAGCAAAAAGAGGCAAAGATATAAAATTGGATACGATGATGCAGAATTTGAAGAAGCCGACGGTAGCAAAAAGAAGCAAAGATATAAAATTGGATATGAGAATGCAGGATTTGAAGAAGCCGACGGTAGCAAAAAGAAGCAAAGATATAAAATTGGATATGACGATGCAGAATTTGAAGAAGCCGACGGTAGCAAAAAGAAGCAAAGATATAAAATTGGATATGATGGGGGATTTGAAGAAGCCGACGGTAGCAAAAAGAAACAAAGgtataaaattgaatatgatGATGCGGACTTTGAAGAAGCCGACGGTAGCAAAAAGAAACAAAGGTATAAAATTGGATATAATGATGCGGACTTTGAAGAAGCCGACGGTAGCAAAAAGAAACAAAAGTATAAAATTGGATATGATGATGCGGACTTTGAAGAAGCCGACGGTAGCAAAAAGAAACAAAAGTATAAAATTGGATATGATGATGCGGACTTTGAAGAAGCCGACGGTAGCAAAAAGAAACAAAGGTATAAAATTGGATATGATGATGCGGACTTTGAAGAAGCCGACGGTAGTAAAAAGAAACAAAGGTATAAAATTGGATATGATGATGTGGAATTTGAAGAAGCCGACGGTAGCAAAAAGAAACAAAGGTATAAAATTGGATATGATGCAGCATTAAAAGAAGGCGATTCTGCcgagaaaaacaaaaaatataacattgCATATAATGCGGCATTTGAAGAAGGCGGTGATGCCAGATCAAAAAGAAGATATAAAATTGGTTTAAATAAACATGCCCTCCCTAACTCAACTGTATTCTTTTTACAAAAGGATCTACAAGCTGGCCAGAAAATGAAGCTTCATATAACCAAATCATCAAACAAGGCTAAATTCTTACCTCGTCAAGATTCCGAAGCTATACCCTTTTCGAGCAAGAATTTACAAGCGATCTTGCAGAAATTCTCGATAAAACCCGATTCGAAGCAAGCCAAGATTATAAAGCAAACAATAATCGACTGCGAGTCTCAAGGAATCAAAGGAGAGGAAAAAAATTGCCCTACATCTTTAGAATCCTTGATTGATTTTTCTATTCCAGTTGTTGGTAAGAAACTCCAAATACTTTACAATGAAGTTGCGAGGCCAACAAGGATTCAAGAGTACACTATCATGGGAGTTGAAATGATCGGAGAAAACCAAGTGGTGTGCCACAAGCAAAAGTATCCTTACGCTGTGTATTATTGTCACTCAGTAAGTGCCACTAAGGTATACCAAGCTCCATTGGTAGGTGCCGATGGGATCAAAGCCAAAGCTGTCGCGATTTGTCATTCCGACACTTCGGATTGGAACCCGAAGCACTTGGCATTTTTGATGCTCAATGTCAAACCTGGTGAAGGAACTGTTTGCCACTTTATTAGCAGTGATACTGTTGTTTGGACATCTAAGAAATAA
- the LOC126686681 gene encoding BURP domain-containing protein 9-like isoform X2, whose translation MTSMEFLLPLFAVFCLILVGSNASVPSEDYWHSKLPNTPIPDELQKLIQPTETGSKFFFWDMGFNCGQSLLQAMDDKKSKDGDATFVEVDGSKKKQRYKIGYDDAGFEEADGSKKRQRYKIGYDDAEFEEADGSKKKQRYKIGYENAGFEEADGSKKKQRYKIGYDDAEFEEADGSKKKQRYKIGYDGGFEEADGSKKKQRYKIEYDDADFEEADGSKKKQRYKIGYNDADFEEADGSKKKQKYKIGYDDADFEEADGSKKKQKYKIGYDDADFEEADGSKKKQRYKIGYDDADFEEADGSKKKQRYKIGYDDVEFEEADGSKKKQRYKIGYDAALKEGDSAEKNKKYNIAYNAAFEEGGDARSKRRYKIGLNKHALPNSTVFFLQKDLQAGQKMKLHITKSSNKAKFLPRQDSEAIPFSSKNLQAILQKFSIKPDSKQAKIIKQTIIDCESQGIKGEEKNCPTSLESLIDFSIPVVGKKLQILYNEVARPTRIQEYTIMGVEMIGENQVVCHKQKYPYAVYYCHSVSATKVYQAPLVGADGIKAKAVAICHSDTSDWNPKHLAFLMLNVKPGEGTVCHFISSDTVVWTSKK comes from the coding sequence AAACTGGAAGCAAGTTTTTCTTCTGGGATATGGGCTTCAACTGCGGTCAATCGTTGCTTCAAGCTATGGATGATAAGAAATCAAAAGATGGAGATGCAACATTTGTAGAAGTCGACGGCAGTAAAAAGAAACAAAGATATAAAATTGGATATGATGATGCGGGATTTGAAGAAGCCGACGGTAGCAAAAAGAGGCAAAGATATAAAATTGGATACGATGATGCAGAATTTGAAGAAGCCGACGGTAGCAAAAAGAAGCAAAGATATAAAATTGGATATGAGAATGCAGGATTTGAAGAAGCCGACGGTAGCAAAAAGAAGCAAAGATATAAAATTGGATATGACGATGCAGAATTTGAAGAAGCCGACGGTAGCAAAAAGAAGCAAAGATATAAAATTGGATATGATGGGGGATTTGAAGAAGCCGACGGTAGCAAAAAGAAACAAAGgtataaaattgaatatgatGATGCGGACTTTGAAGAAGCCGACGGTAGCAAAAAGAAACAAAGGTATAAAATTGGATATAATGATGCGGACTTTGAAGAAGCCGACGGTAGCAAAAAGAAACAAAAGTATAAAATTGGATATGATGATGCGGACTTTGAAGAAGCCGACGGTAGCAAAAAGAAACAAAAGTATAAAATTGGATATGATGATGCGGACTTTGAAGAAGCCGACGGTAGCAAAAAGAAACAAAGGTATAAAATTGGATATGATGATGCGGACTTTGAAGAAGCCGACGGTAGTAAAAAGAAACAAAGGTATAAAATTGGATATGATGATGTGGAATTTGAAGAAGCCGACGGTAGCAAAAAGAAACAAAGGTATAAAATTGGATATGATGCAGCATTAAAAGAAGGCGATTCTGCcgagaaaaacaaaaaatataacattgCATATAATGCGGCATTTGAAGAAGGCGGTGATGCCAGATCAAAAAGAAGATATAAAATTGGTTTAAATAAACATGCCCTCCCTAACTCAACTGTATTCTTTTTACAAAAGGATCTACAAGCTGGCCAGAAAATGAAGCTTCATATAACCAAATCATCAAACAAGGCTAAATTCTTACCTCGTCAAGATTCCGAAGCTATACCCTTTTCGAGCAAGAATTTACAAGCGATCTTGCAGAAATTCTCGATAAAACCCGATTCGAAGCAAGCCAAGATTATAAAGCAAACAATAATCGACTGCGAGTCTCAAGGAATCAAAGGAGAGGAAAAAAATTGCCCTACATCTTTAGAATCCTTGATTGATTTTTCTATTCCAGTTGTTGGTAAGAAACTCCAAATACTTTACAATGAAGTTGCGAGGCCAACAAGGATTCAAGAGTACACTATCATGGGAGTTGAAATGATCGGAGAAAACCAAGTGGTGTGCCACAAGCAAAAGTATCCTTACGCTGTGTATTATTGTCACTCAGTAAGTGCCACTAAGGTATACCAAGCTCCATTGGTAGGTGCCGATGGGATCAAAGCCAAAGCTGTCGCGATTTGTCATTCCGACACTTCGGATTGGAACCCGAAGCACTTGGCATTTTTGATGCTCAATGTCAAACCTGGTGAAGGAACTGTTTGCCACTTTATTAGCAGTGATACTGTTGTTTGGACATCTAAGAAATAA